The proteins below come from a single Gossypium raimondii isolate GPD5lz chromosome 2, ASM2569854v1, whole genome shotgun sequence genomic window:
- the LOC128033760 gene encoding uncharacterized protein LOC128033760, giving the protein MHKEIEVYVDDMIAKSRGEEEHVGNLRKLFERLRKLQLKLNPTKCTFGATSGKLLGFIVSERGIEVDPDKIKAIQELPPPRTQKEVKRFLGRLNYIARFISQLTNQCDPIFRLLRKRNSGEWNEECQMTFEKLKQYLSNPSVLVPPTPGKPLILYLTVFENSMGCILGQHDESGKRKKTIYYLSKKFIEYEAKYPSIEKFYCALVWIRLSEYNIVYVSQKSIKGSTIADFLASRTMEEYESLRFDFPDEDLMFISEEAASFANVTKTAVCRFLKKEIICRYSLLERIISDNALNLNNKMIKEVCEQFQINHHNSLPYRPNMNGAVEAANKNIKRIIGNEKLPFALYAYRTSVRTSTGATHFFLVYGMEVVLPIEVEIPSLRVLMESKLEELEWVRARYDKLNIIEGKCLKAICHR; this is encoded by the exons ATGcataaagaaatagaagtttatgtcgatgatatgattgccaagtCCCGGGGAGAAGAAGAGCATGTTGGGAACCTCAGGAAGCTGTTCGAAAGATTAAGAAAGCTTCAATTAAAGCTTAACCCAACCAAGTGTACATTTGGGGCTACCTCAGGAAAATTGTTAGGTTTCATTGTCAGCGAGAGAGGTATTGAGGTTGATCCAGACAAGATAAAGGCCATACAAGAACTGCCACCTCCGCGTACACaaaaagaagtcaaaagatTTTTGGGAAGGTTGAACtacattgctcgattcattTCTCAACTTACCAACCAATGTGATCCAATTTTTCGACTCCTTCGAAAACGTAATTCGGGAGAATGGAATGAGGAGTGCCAAATGACCTTCGAGAAGCTAAAGCAGTATCTATCTAATCCTTCGGTGCTAGTACCGCCGACCCCTGGAAAACCTTTAATATTGTATCTGACCGTATTTGAAAACTCAATGGGTTGCATATTAGGGCAACATGATGAGTccgggaaaagaaaaaagacgaTTTACTACCTCAGCAAAAAGTTCATAGAATATGAGGCAAAGTACCCGTCAATTGAAAAATTCTATTGTGCATTGGTCTGG ATCCGATTATCTGAGTATAACATTGTGTATGTGAGCCAAAAGTCGATAAAGGGAAGCACGATAGCTGACTTCTTGGCAAGTCGAAcaatggaagaatatgaatcgTTGAGATTCGATTTCCCAGATGAAGACTTAATGTTCATTTCTGAAG aagccgCTTCGTTTGCTAATGTGACGAAGACTGCAGTCTGCAGATTCCTtaaaaaggagatcatatgtcgatatagTTTGCTTGAAAGGATCATTTCAGATAATGCTTTGAATCTGAACAATAAGATGATAAAAGAGGTATGTGAGCAATTTCAGATAAATCATCATAATTCCTTACCTTATCGCCCGAATATGAACGGAGCAGTAGAAGCGgctaataagaacattaagaggaTTATCGGGAACGAGAAGCTACCATTCGCTTTGTACGCATATCGCACCTCTGTACGGACATCTACGGGGGCAACCCATTTTTTTCTGGTCTATGGAATGGAAGTTGTTCTGCCTATCGAAGTGGAGATCCCATCCTTACGCGTCTTGATGGAGTCAAAACTAGAAGAATTAGAATGGGTTCGAGCTCGATACGATAAGCTAAACATTATTGAAGGGAAATGCTTGAAGGCAATTTGTCATAGATAG